A single window of Cottoperca gobio chromosome 9, fCotGob3.1, whole genome shotgun sequence DNA harbors:
- the rnf122 gene encoding RING finger protein 122 isoform X2: protein MHPFQWCNGCFCGLGLVYSNKSCTMPPITFQDLPLNIYMVIFGTGIFVFILSLVFCCYFISKLRHQAQSERFGYREVVLKGDPKKLNLHGTCAVCLEDFKVKDELGVLPCQHAFHRKCLVKWLEVRCVCPMCNKPIAGPPEQHHSIGTLLDELV, encoded by the exons ATGCACCCGTTTCAGTGGTGTAACG GGTGCTTCTGTGGTCTGGGACTGGTTTACTCCAACAAGTCGTGCACCATGCCGCCCATCACCTTCCAGGACCTGCCTCTCAACATCTACATGGTCATCTTCGGGACAGGCATCTTTGTCTTCATCCTCAGCCTCGTCTTCTGCTGTTACTTTATCAG CAAACTACGACACCAAGCCCAGAGTGAGCGGTTCGGATACAGAGAG GTGGTTTTAAAAGGAGATCCAAAAAAGTTGAATCTTCATGGG ACGTGCGCCGTGTGTCTGGAGGACTTCAAAGTGAAAGACGAGCTGGGAGTGTTGCCATGCCAACATGCTTTCCACAGGAA GTGTCTGGTAAAGTGGCTGGAGGTGCGCTGCGTCTGCCCCATGTGCAACAAACCCATAGCCGGCCCCCCTGAGCAGCACCACAGCATAGGGACTCTTCTGGATGAACTGGTGTAA
- the rnf122 gene encoding RING finger protein 122 isoform X1 encodes MHPFQWCNGCFCGLGLVYSNKSCTMPPITFQDLPLNIYMVIFGTGIFVFILSLVFCCYFISKLRHQAQSERFGYREVVLKGDPKKLNLHGQTCAVCLEDFKVKDELGVLPCQHAFHRKCLVKWLEVRCVCPMCNKPIAGPPEQHHSIGTLLDELV; translated from the exons ATGCACCCGTTTCAGTGGTGTAACG GGTGCTTCTGTGGTCTGGGACTGGTTTACTCCAACAAGTCGTGCACCATGCCGCCCATCACCTTCCAGGACCTGCCTCTCAACATCTACATGGTCATCTTCGGGACAGGCATCTTTGTCTTCATCCTCAGCCTCGTCTTCTGCTGTTACTTTATCAG CAAACTACGACACCAAGCCCAGAGTGAGCGGTTCGGATACAGAGAG GTGGTTTTAAAAGGAGATCCAAAAAAGTTGAATCTTCATGGG CAGACGTGCGCCGTGTGTCTGGAGGACTTCAAAGTGAAAGACGAGCTGGGAGTGTTGCCATGCCAACATGCTTTCCACAGGAA GTGTCTGGTAAAGTGGCTGGAGGTGCGCTGCGTCTGCCCCATGTGCAACAAACCCATAGCCGGCCCCCCTGAGCAGCACCACAGCATAGGGACTCTTCTGGATGAACTGGTGTAA
- the rnf122 gene encoding RING finger protein 122 isoform X3, with protein MPPITFQDLPLNIYMVIFGTGIFVFILSLVFCCYFISKLRHQAQSERFGYREVVLKGDPKKLNLHGQTCAVCLEDFKVKDELGVLPCQHAFHRKCLVKWLEVRCVCPMCNKPIAGPPEQHHSIGTLLDELV; from the exons ATGCCGCCCATCACCTTCCAGGACCTGCCTCTCAACATCTACATGGTCATCTTCGGGACAGGCATCTTTGTCTTCATCCTCAGCCTCGTCTTCTGCTGTTACTTTATCAG CAAACTACGACACCAAGCCCAGAGTGAGCGGTTCGGATACAGAGAG GTGGTTTTAAAAGGAGATCCAAAAAAGTTGAATCTTCATGGG CAGACGTGCGCCGTGTGTCTGGAGGACTTCAAAGTGAAAGACGAGCTGGGAGTGTTGCCATGCCAACATGCTTTCCACAGGAA GTGTCTGGTAAAGTGGCTGGAGGTGCGCTGCGTCTGCCCCATGTGCAACAAACCCATAGCCGGCCCCCCTGAGCAGCACCACAGCATAGGGACTCTTCTGGATGAACTGGTGTAA
- the LOC115012961 gene encoding gamma-glutamyl hydrolase yields the protein MSTTGFSTYVWLFFACCFCCSKAMPTKLNQEATNDRPVIGILTQIVSDEVMKPFGRNYIPSSYVKFIESGGSRVMPIRLTLTSDEYETIFSKINGLLLIGGAVNLETSDFATVAKIFYRLALRANDKGDFFPIWGTCLGMQLLTVLVAGEDLLAKTTAENVALPLNLTTEAASSRMFEGFPNKLMRALTREPLTGNFHHFGLTVKTFQENEKLETFFSLLSTNVAENGVHFVSTIEGKRYPFYGVQWHPEVNRFQWDRKLNFPHSAHAVQLASLLAEFFVNEGRRSLHQFDNPEEEASVLIYNDTPVYAGNFTGYEQIYFF from the exons ATGTCTACCACAGGATTTTCAACAtatgtgtggttgttttttgCGTGCTGCTTCTGTTGCAGCAAAGCTATGCCGACTAAACTCAACCAGGAGGCTACTAACGACCGACCTGTGATAG GTATTTTGACTCAGATAGTTTCAGATGAAGTCATGAAACCTTTCGGGAGGAATTACATACCCTCCTCATATGTGAAATTCATTGAGTCTGGGGGCAGCAGAGTGATGCCTATCAG ATTGACTCTTACCTCTGATGAATATGAAACCATCTTCAGCAAGATAAATGG CTTGCTTCTCATCGGGGGAGCGGTCAATTTGGAGACATCAGACTTTGCCACTGTGGCGAAGATTTTTTACAGACTCGCTCTGAGG gccAATGATAAGGGGGACTTCTTCCCCATCTGGGGTACGTGCTTGGGCATGCAGCTACTGACTGTGCTGGTGGCCGGTGAAGATCTGCTGGCAAAAACCACAGCTGAGAACGTAGCGCTGCCCCTCAACCTAACTACAG AAGCGGCCTCAAGTAGGATGTTTGAGGGTTTCCCCAACAAACTCATGAGGGCTTTGACCCGAGAACCTCTCACTGGAAATTTTCACCACTTTGGACTAACAGTAAAG ACCTTCCAGGAAAATGAGAAACTGGAGACTTTCTTCTCCCTTCTGTCGACAAACGTTGCTGAGAACGGAGTCCACTTTGTCTCAACCATAGAAG GTAAAAGATATCCCTTCTATGGAGTCCAGTGGCACCCAGAGGTGAATCGGTTTCAGTGGGACAGAAAGCTCAACTTCCCTCACTCCGCTCATGCTGTCCAGTTAGCTTCTCTGCTGGCTGAGTTTTTTGTCAATGAAG GAAGGAGAAGTTTACATCAGTTTGACAATCCTGAGGAAGAGGCCTCCGTGCTGATTTACAACGACACGCCGGTATACGCTGGAAACTTCACAGGCTATGAACAGATTTATTTCTTCTGA